From one Trifolium pratense cultivar HEN17-A07 linkage group LG1, ARS_RC_1.1, whole genome shotgun sequence genomic stretch:
- the LOC123902255 gene encoding UPF0481 protein At3g47200-like isoform X5, with product MMASQITLEQKFKKLLNSKPAPQNSRPKIQRVAEYLRKRENLEKHYTPKLVSIGPIHHENANLNLGEKYKLMWAAQYIENTKLNPQNLHKKIADKIVELKGHFADDVLALTGTKESLEGFTSLEEKLSWMLFVDGCSLLHILEHADLRKPEPMHIKVDQLVLVMVDTLLLENQLPYLVLKLLWKNDNEAELKETMKEFLKCHHWATPEKKEQHRISIQNETETDVPTHLLDLQRKIILTKSSSKTKGDEANNENQSQKNSEELMTYRNIQDLRAAGIKLKSSETRRPTDIGFSEGWLAAKLTLPEIVVDDTTKSTFLNLIAYEMCPDFENDYGICSFAAFMDSLIDHPEDVKELRSKGILLNSLGSDEEVADLFNVISTDLVPNPLTYFEVRAKIHKHYCNKCKTWIALGIHTYFNNPWAFIAFLAAFIALALTFIQTWFAINPAS from the exons ATGATGGCCTCCCAAATTACCCTTGAACAGAAATTTAAGAAGCTACTAAACTCAAAGCCAGCACCCCAAAATTCACGACCAAAGATACAAAGGGTGGCAGAATATCTCcgaaaaagagaaaatttagaAAAGCATTACACACCCAAGTTGGTGTCAATAGGTCCAATCCATCATGAAAATGCAAATCTAAACTTAGGAGAGAAGTACAAGCTTATGTGGGCTGCACAATACATCGAAAACACTAAACTCAATCCACAAAATCTACACAAAAAGATTGCTGATAAAATTGTCGAACTAAAAGGTCATTTTGCAGACGATGTTTTAGCTTTAACCGGTACCAAAGAGTCTCTAGAAGGCTTCACTAGCCTTGAAGAAAAGTTGTCGTGGATGTTGTTCGTGGATGGATGTTCTCTGCTGCATATCTTGGAGCATGCCGATCTAAGAAAACCAGAACCTATGCATATTAAGGTTGATCAACTGGTTCTTGTGATGGTGGATACACTTTTGTTAGAGAATCAACTTCCATATCTTGTACTGAAACTGTTGTGGAAAAATGACAACGAAGCTGAATTGAAAGAAACCATGAAGGAATTCCTCAAATGTCATCATTGGGCCACACCAG aaaagaaagaacaacATAGGATATCAATACAGAATGAGACAGAGACAGACGTACCTACTCATCTTCTTGATCTTCAGCGTAAAATCATCCTCACTAAATCTTCTTCCAAg ACTAAGGGCGATGAAGCTAACAACGAGAATCAAAGTCAGAAAAATTCAGAAGAACTGATGACATACAGGAACATACAAGATCTAAGAGCTGCAGGAATAAAACTTAAGTCAAGTGAGACACGAAGGCCAACAGACATAGGTTTCTCCGAGGGTTGGCTCGCTGCAAAATTGACTCTTCCTGAAATTGTTGTGGACGACACCACAAAATCTACTTTTCTCAACTTAATAGCGTATGAGATGTGTCCTGATTTTGAGAACGACTATGGAATATGTTCTTTTGCAGCTTTCATGGACTCACTGATCGACCATCCTGAAGATGTGAAGGAATTAAGATCAAAAGGGATTTTGCTCAATTCCCTTGGTAGTGATGAGGAAGTTGCAGATCTTTTCAATGTCATAAGTACGGATTTGGTGCCTAATCCATTAACATATTTTGAAGTTAGAGCAAAAATACACAAGCATTACTGCAATAAATGCAAGACATGGATAGCATTGGGTATTCACACCTATTTCAACAATCCTTGGGCCTTCATTGCCTTTTTAGCTGCCTTTATCGCATTGGCTCTCACTTTTATTCAAACATGGTTTGCCATTAACCCAGCATCCTAA
- the LOC123902259 gene encoding uncharacterized protein LOC123902259, giving the protein MMASHTTLEEKFDELQKAEETPQISAPKIQKVPEYLRNRTEFKKYYLPRLMSIGPIHHGNANLKLGEKYKLMWAAQYIKKYTSKIALDLHKKILDKIDELKGLFAEDVLTATGESLKGFRSLDEKLSWILFIDGCSLLYFLAAMNADDNPEEILNIMHAQLFPVMMDVLLLENQLPYLVLKLLWEKDDQHELIHIMNNFLEYTHWTPENETKSDNSVTPDNNMTLSSVRSRIQTCFSVLNKKKEEEEQQQQHSVSIPNESELPTHLLDLQRKIILSKSSSKPG; this is encoded by the exons ATGATGGCATCACACACTACCCTTGAAGAAAAATTTGATGAGCTACAAAAAGCAGAGGAAACACCCCAAATTTCAGCACCAAAGATACAAAAAGTGCCAGAGTATCTCAGAAACAGAACAGAATTTAAGAAGTATTATTTACCCAGGTTGATGTCAATAGGTCCTATCCATCATGGCAATGCAAATCTCAAGTTAGGAGAGAAGTACAAGCTTATGTGGGCAGCACAATACATCAAAAAATATACCAGCAAAATTGCACTGGATCTACACAAAAAAATTTTAGATAAAATTGATGAATTGAAGGGTCTTTTTGCCGAGGATGTTTTAACTGCTACCGGAGAGTCTCTAAAAGGCTTCCGTAGCCTTGACGAAAAGTTGTCATGGATTTTGTTCATAGATGGATGTTCTCTGCTGTATTTCTTGGCGGCAATGAATGCCGACGATAATCCAGAGGAAATTTTGAATATTATGCATGCTCAACTATTTCCTGTGATGATGGATGTACTTTTGTTGGAGAATCAACTTCCTTATCTTGTACTGAAGCTGTTGTGGGAAAAAGATGATCAGCATGAATTGATACATATCATGAATAATTTCCTCGAATATACTCATTGGACACCAGAAAATGAGACTAAATCTGATAATTCGGTCACACCAGATAATAACATGACTTTGAGTTCAGTCAGGTCACGCATTCAAACTTGTTTTTCGGTTctgaacaaaaagaaagaagaagaagaacaacaacaacaacatagtgTATCAATACCGAATGAGTCTGAGTTACCAACTCATCTTCTTGATCTTCAGCGTAAAATCATCCTCTCCAAATCTTCTTCCAAG CCGGGTTAA
- the LOC123902258 gene encoding uncharacterized protein LOC123902258 — translation MMASHTTLEEKFDELQKAEETPQISAPKIQKVPEYLRNRKEFKKYYLPRLMSIGPVHHDNANLKLGEKYKLMWAAQYINKYTSKIAHDLHKKILDKIDELKGLFAEDVLTATGESLKGFSCLDEKLSWILFIDGCSLLYFLAAAMNADDNPEEILNIKHAQLFPVTMDVLLLENQLPYLVLKLLWEKDDQHELIDIMKNFLKDKHWTPENETKSDNSVTPDNNMTLSSVRSRIQACFSVQKKKKKKKKKKKKKKKKKKKKKKNNNNNNNIVYQYRMSLSYQLIFLIFSVKSSSPNLLPRSLKATKLTA, via the exons ATGATGGCATCCCACACTACCCTTGAAGAAAAATTTGATGAGCTACAAAAAGCAGAGGAAACACCCCAAATTTCAGCACCAAAGATACAAAAAGTGCCAGAATATCTTAGAAACAGAAAAGAATTTAAGAAGTATTATTTACCCAGGTTGATGTCAATAGGTCCTGTCCATCATGACAATGCAAATCTCAAGTTAGGAGAGAAGTACAAGCTTATGTGGGCAGCACAATACATCAACAAATATACCAGCAAAATTGCACATGATCTACACAAAAAAATTTTAGATAAAATTGATGAATTGAAGGGTCTTTTTGCCGAGGATGTTTTAACTGCTACCGGAGAGTCTCTAAAAGGCTTCAGTTGCCTTGACGAAAAGTTGTCATGGATTTTGTTCATAGATGGATGTTCTCTGCTGTATTTCTTGGCGGCGGCAATGAATGCCGACGATAATCCAGAGGAAATTTTGAATATTAAGCATGCTCAACTATTTCCTGTGACGATGGATGTACTTTTGTTGGAGAATCAACTTCCTTATCTTGTACTGAAGCTGTTGTGGGAAAAAGATGATCAGCATGAATTGATAGATATCATGAAGAATTTCCTCAAAGATAAACATTGGACACCAGAAAATGAGACTAAATCTGATAATTCGGTCACACCAGATAATAACATGACTTTGAGTTCAGTCAGGTCACGCATTCAAGCTTGTTTTTCGgttcagaagaagaagaagaagaagaagaagaagaagaagaagaagaagaagaagaagaagaagaagaagaagaacaacaacaacaacaacaacatagtgTATCAATACCGAATGAGTCTGAGTTACCAACTCATCTTCTTGATCTTCAGCGTAAAATCATCCTCTCCAAATCTTCTTCCAAG ATCACTAAAGGCAACGAAGCTGACAGCATGA